The following proteins come from a genomic window of Streptomyces sp. NBC_00539:
- a CDS encoding beta-class carbonic anhydrase, with amino-acid sequence MTTSASLPADSAAKASGGRSVTDRLVEANRRYAAQFTDPGMDARPVLHVAVVACMDARLDLHKALGLELGDCHTIRNAGGVVTDDTIRSLTISQRALGTRTVILIHHTGCGLESLTEDFRHELEDEVGQRPAWAVEAFRDVDQDVRQSMQRVRTNPFLPFKDDVRGFVFDVHTGLLREIDPVS; translated from the coding sequence ATGACGACTTCCGCATCCCTGCCCGCAGACTCCGCAGCCAAGGCATCCGGCGGCCGTTCGGTCACCGACCGGCTGGTGGAGGCGAACCGGAGGTACGCCGCCCAGTTCACGGACCCCGGTATGGACGCACGTCCGGTGCTCCACGTGGCCGTCGTGGCTTGTATGGACGCCCGCCTCGACCTGCACAAGGCCCTCGGTCTGGAACTCGGCGACTGTCACACCATCCGCAACGCCGGCGGTGTCGTCACCGACGACACCATCCGCTCGCTCACCATCAGCCAGCGAGCGCTCGGCACCCGCACGGTGATACTGATCCACCACACCGGCTGCGGCCTCGAAAGCCTGACCGAGGACTTCCGCCACGAGCTGGAGGACGAGGTGGGCCAGCGCCCCGCCTGGGCCGTGGAGGCCTTCCGGGACGTGGACCAGGACGTCCGCCAGTCCATGCAGCGGGTACGGACGAACCCCTTCCTGCCCTTCAAGGACGATGTGCGAGGCTTCGTCTTCGACGTACACACCGGGCTCCTGCGGGAGATCGATCCCGTCTCCTGA
- a CDS encoding AAA family ATPase gives MTTYDDRASLADLTSTAERVRDSVESVIEGKPEVVRLALTVLLAEGHLLIEDVPGVGKTMLAKALAKSIDCSVQRIQFTPDLLPSDITGVSIYDQQRREFEFKPGAIFAQIVIGDEINRASPKTQSALLESMEERQVTIDGTTYALPSPFMVVATQNPVEMEGTYPLPEAQRDRFMARVSVGYPSREAELQMLDVHGGVSPLDDFRAVAHAHDITKLIEAVREVYVAEPVRRYVVDLVSATRSHPDLRLGASPRATLHLLRAVKASAALSGREYVLPDDVQQLAGHVLAHRLLPTAQAQLNRRTAEHVVADILQRTPVPAAHARGEMPPGAGLRGF, from the coding sequence GTGACCACGTACGACGACCGAGCGAGCCTCGCGGATCTGACCAGCACGGCGGAGCGGGTGCGCGACTCGGTCGAGAGCGTCATCGAGGGCAAGCCCGAGGTCGTCCGCCTCGCGCTGACCGTGCTGCTCGCCGAAGGGCACCTGCTGATCGAGGACGTGCCGGGCGTCGGCAAGACCATGCTCGCCAAGGCGCTCGCCAAGTCCATCGACTGCTCGGTGCAGCGCATCCAGTTCACCCCGGACCTGTTGCCCTCCGACATCACCGGCGTCAGCATCTACGACCAGCAGCGCCGCGAGTTCGAGTTCAAGCCCGGCGCGATCTTCGCGCAGATCGTCATCGGCGACGAGATCAACCGCGCCTCGCCGAAGACGCAGTCGGCGCTGCTGGAGTCGATGGAGGAGCGGCAGGTCACCATCGACGGCACCACCTACGCGCTGCCCAGCCCGTTCATGGTCGTCGCCACCCAGAACCCGGTGGAGATGGAGGGCACCTACCCGCTGCCCGAGGCGCAGCGCGACCGCTTCATGGCGCGCGTCTCCGTCGGCTACCCCAGCCGTGAGGCCGAGCTCCAGATGCTCGACGTGCACGGCGGCGTCTCCCCGCTCGACGACTTCCGGGCCGTCGCCCACGCCCACGACATCACCAAGCTGATCGAGGCCGTCCGCGAGGTGTACGTGGCCGAGCCGGTCCGCCGCTACGTGGTCGACCTGGTCTCCGCCACCCGCAGCCACCCGGACCTGCGCCTGGGCGCCTCGCCCCGCGCCACCTTGCACCTGCTGCGCGCGGTCAAGGCGTCCGCGGCGCTGTCGGGGCGCGAGTACGTACTTCCCGACGACGTCCAGCAGCTCGCCGGGCACGTCCTCGCGCACCGGCTGCTGCCCACGGCGCAGGCCCAGCTGAACCGGCGCACCGCCGAGCACGTGGTCGCCGACATCCTCCAGCGCACCCCCGTCCCCGCCGCGCACGCCCGCGGCGAGATGCCGCCCGGCGCGGGCCTGCGGGGCTTCTGA
- a CDS encoding transglutaminase family protein yields MSGQARLTLFALLATLLTAWSLTPLVESPGWLVQAALLLGVQSLVGAGARRVPLARPLTVAAQFLVSLLLLALLFAGKAENPSGGVLGYLLTDFGSLFGQGVRDVGEFAIPAPTTDGIRLLLLAGVLLIGLMVDLLAVTMRSAAAAGLPLLALYSVAAGLSAGRGGAWLSFLLAGCGYLMLLLSESRDRLAQWGRVFGGAAPGHVGGGGGAQAVAPVRTGRRIGAVALGLALVAPVALPAMGGGMLGTGGDGAGSGPGGGTISAVNPLVSLQSSLNAQDNRVVLRYRTDSPQLSEQYLRILALDEFDGVKWEASGRPLTDVPPRLPNPQGLSNLEVRRSAAEVRTTVSAAETYAQRYLPMPYPATQVDIGGKWRFEPVGRTLVGDQLGKDGFQNVQGAQYTVRSLLLQPTAEQLQHAPPTDPLVMNEYTRLPDNLPAVVGDTARRVTQGAKDGYTRAVMLQDFFAVSGGFRYDTRVSSGTGSQAIARFLQDKEGFCIHFSFSMAAMARSLGIPARVAVGFTPGTKQSDGSVNVTMRDAHAWPELYFEGVGWTRFEPTPRSGISLPDYGRTDTPTAQPSAPASLPSQNASEPATAPSQSDACPPDLKRLGECGTPAAGQDAGAGSGGVSALGVLGWTLGGLLLLSLPLLPLLWRGRLRARRLASGDVLLAWQELGDAAWDVNIPPDGALSPRRAAGRTVAQGRLEGEAARAVHRVADAVERALYAPPGAGVRHEELADDVLLARAGLLAAVSRGTRLRALLLPRSAARTGWAVSARWSAFTSAVSARLAAVRLPLRGRGRGA; encoded by the coding sequence ATGAGCGGGCAAGCACGGCTGACGCTCTTCGCACTGCTGGCGACGCTGCTCACCGCGTGGTCGCTGACGCCGCTGGTGGAGTCGCCCGGCTGGCTGGTGCAGGCCGCGCTGCTGCTGGGCGTGCAGAGTCTGGTCGGCGCCGGCGCCCGCAGGGTGCCGCTGGCCCGGCCCCTGACGGTCGCCGCGCAGTTCCTGGTGTCCCTGCTGCTCCTCGCGCTGCTGTTCGCGGGGAAGGCGGAGAACCCCTCGGGCGGGGTGCTGGGCTACCTGCTCACCGACTTCGGGTCGCTGTTCGGGCAGGGCGTGCGGGACGTCGGCGAGTTCGCGATACCGGCCCCGACGACCGACGGCATCCGGCTGCTCCTGCTGGCCGGGGTGCTGCTGATCGGGCTGATGGTGGACCTGCTGGCCGTCACGATGCGGTCCGCGGCCGCGGCCGGGCTGCCGCTGCTGGCGCTGTACTCGGTGGCCGCCGGGCTGTCGGCGGGCCGCGGCGGCGCCTGGCTCTCCTTCCTGCTGGCCGGCTGCGGCTACCTGATGCTGCTGCTGTCGGAGAGCCGGGACCGGCTCGCGCAGTGGGGCCGGGTGTTCGGCGGGGCGGCCCCGGGGCACGTCGGCGGCGGGGGCGGCGCCCAGGCCGTGGCTCCCGTACGCACCGGACGGCGGATCGGCGCGGTCGCGCTGGGCCTGGCGCTGGTTGCGCCGGTGGCACTGCCGGCCATGGGCGGCGGGATGCTGGGGACCGGCGGCGACGGCGCAGGCAGCGGCCCCGGCGGCGGGACGATCTCGGCGGTGAACCCGCTGGTCTCCCTCCAGAGCAGCCTGAACGCGCAGGACAACCGGGTGGTGCTGCGCTACCGCACGGACAGCCCGCAGCTCTCCGAGCAGTACCTGCGCATCCTGGCGCTCGACGAGTTCGACGGCGTCAAGTGGGAGGCTTCCGGGCGGCCCCTGACGGACGTCCCGCCGCGGCTGCCGAACCCGCAGGGGCTGAGCAACCTGGAGGTGCGGCGCAGCGCCGCCGAGGTGCGCACCACCGTCTCGGCCGCCGAGACGTACGCCCAGCGCTACCTGCCGATGCCCTACCCGGCCACGCAGGTGGACATCGGCGGGAAGTGGCGCTTCGAACCGGTCGGCCGGACCCTGGTCGGCGACCAGCTCGGCAAGGACGGCTTCCAGAACGTGCAGGGCGCCCAGTACACGGTCCGCAGCCTGCTGCTCCAGCCCACGGCGGAGCAGCTCCAGCACGCGCCGCCGACGGACCCCCTGGTCATGAACGAGTACACGAGGCTGCCGGACAACCTGCCGGCGGTCGTCGGCGACACGGCCCGGCGGGTCACCCAGGGCGCGAAGGACGGCTACACGCGGGCCGTGATGCTCCAGGACTTCTTCGCGGTGAGCGGTGGGTTCCGCTACGACACGAGGGTGTCCTCGGGGACGGGTTCGCAGGCCATCGCCCGGTTCCTGCAGGACAAGGAGGGGTTCTGCATCCACTTCTCGTTCTCGATGGCGGCGATGGCGCGCTCGCTCGGCATCCCGGCGCGGGTCGCGGTGGGTTTCACGCCGGGCACCAAGCAGTCGGACGGCAGCGTGAACGTGACGATGCGCGACGCGCACGCCTGGCCGGAGCTGTACTTCGAGGGCGTGGGCTGGACCCGGTTCGAGCCGACGCCCCGGTCCGGGATCTCGCTGCCGGACTACGGCCGCACCGACACCCCGACGGCCCAGCCGTCCGCCCCCGCCTCACTGCCGTCGCAGAACGCGTCGGAGCCGGCGACGGCGCCTTCGCAGTCGGACGCCTGCCCGCCGGACCTCAAGAGGCTCGGCGAGTGCGGGACCCCGGCGGCCGGGCAGGACGCGGGAGCCGGCTCCGGCGGTGTGTCGGCCCTCGGAGTGCTGGGCTGGACGCTGGGAGGGCTGTTGCTGCTGTCGCTGCCGCTGCTCCCGCTGCTGTGGCGCGGGCGGCTGCGGGCGCGGCGGCTGGCCTCGGGGGACGTGCTGCTCGCCTGGCAGGAGCTGGGTGACGCGGCCTGGGACGTGAACATCCCGCCGGACGGGGCGCTGTCGCCCCGGCGGGCGGCCGGGCGCACCGTGGCACAGGGCCGGCTGGAAGGCGAGGCGGCCCGGGCGGTGCACCGGGTCGCGGACGCGGTGGAGCGTGCGCTGTACGCACCTCCGGGGGCCGGGGTCCGGCACGAGGAGCTGGCGGACGACGTGCTGCTGGCGCGGGCCGGGCTGCTGGCGGCGGTGTCCCGGGGCACCCGCCTGAGGGCACTGCTGCTGCCGCGGTCGGCGGCCCGGACGGGCTGGGCGGTCTCGGCCAGGTGGTCGGCGTTCACCTCGGCGGTGTCCGCCCGCCTGGCGGCGGTCCGGCTGCCGCTGCGGGGGCGGGGCCGAGGGGCCTGA
- a CDS encoding DUF58 domain-containing protein, with protein MSAGAPHGAGATAEGADGLRASLSGLTTRGRSFLAAGAAAAVCAYVLGQSELLRVGLLLALLPLVCVVALHRNRSRVRGSRLLTPARVPAGGEARVQLRMENVSRLPTGLLMLQDRVPYVLGPRPRFVLDRVEPGGRREVSYRVRSDLRGRYPLGPLQLRLTDPFGMVELTRSFSTYDTLTVVPRTEALPPVRLGGESSGYGDGSRRSLALAGDDDVIPRTYRRGDDLRRVHWRSTARYGELMVRREEQPRRSKATVLLDTRHDAYEGAGPGSAFEWAVSGAASTLLHLLEHGFSVRLLTDTGDSVPGGAGGGFSSGPQESAEAAGLMMDTLAVVGHSDGPDLVGAYEALRGAGDGGGFAGAGSDGLLIAFFGDLDDVQTELAARMRQRSGGAVAFVLDSAAWTGLPSRVEETLRRLRDAGWTALAAPPGAAFADLWRRAGATALGTTASGGRR; from the coding sequence ATGAGCGCCGGTGCCCCGCACGGCGCCGGTGCGACGGCCGAGGGCGCCGACGGGCTGCGGGCCTCCCTGTCGGGGCTGACCACCCGCGGCCGGTCCTTCCTGGCCGCCGGGGCCGCCGCCGCCGTCTGCGCCTACGTACTGGGCCAGAGCGAACTGCTCCGGGTCGGGCTGCTGCTCGCCCTGCTGCCGCTGGTCTGCGTCGTCGCCCTGCACCGCAACCGCTCCCGGGTCCGCGGCAGCCGGCTGCTGACCCCGGCCCGCGTGCCCGCCGGGGGCGAGGCCCGGGTGCAGCTGCGCATGGAGAACGTGTCCCGCCTGCCCACCGGACTGCTGATGCTCCAGGACCGGGTGCCCTACGTGCTGGGGCCGCGGCCCCGTTTCGTGCTGGACCGGGTCGAGCCGGGCGGCCGTCGCGAGGTGTCCTACCGGGTCCGCTCCGACCTGCGCGGCCGCTACCCGCTGGGCCCGCTCCAGCTGCGCCTGACCGACCCGTTCGGGATGGTCGAGCTGACCCGTTCGTTCAGCACCTACGACACCCTGACCGTCGTCCCGCGCACCGAGGCCCTGCCCCCCGTACGGCTGGGCGGCGAGTCCTCCGGCTACGGCGACGGCAGCCGCCGCTCGCTGGCCCTGGCCGGGGACGACGACGTGATCCCGCGCACCTACCGGCGCGGCGACGACCTGCGCCGGGTGCACTGGCGCTCCACCGCCCGCTACGGCGAGCTGATGGTGCGCCGCGAGGAACAGCCCCGGCGCAGCAAGGCCACCGTCCTGCTGGACACCCGGCACGACGCGTACGAGGGCGCCGGACCCGGCTCCGCCTTCGAGTGGGCCGTGTCGGGCGCCGCCTCGACCCTGTTGCACCTGCTGGAGCACGGCTTCTCGGTACGGCTGCTGACCGACACGGGCGACTCGGTCCCCGGCGGGGCGGGCGGCGGGTTCTCCTCCGGGCCCCAGGAGTCCGCCGAGGCGGCCGGGCTGATGATGGACACCCTCGCGGTGGTCGGCCACTCCGACGGCCCGGACCTCGTCGGCGCCTACGAGGCGCTGCGCGGCGCGGGGGACGGGGGCGGCTTCGCCGGAGCCGGCTCCGACGGGCTCCTCATCGCCTTCTTCGGGGACCTGGACGACGTACAAACGGAACTGGCGGCCCGGATGCGCCAGCGCAGCGGGGGCGCGGTGGCGTTCGTCCTGGACTCCGCGGCCTGGACCGGCCTGCCCTCCCGGGTGGAGGAAACCCTGCGCCGGCTGCGCGACGCGGGCTGGACGGCGCTGGCCGCCCCGCCCGGCGCCGCCTTCGCCGACCTGTGGCGCCGGGCCGGTGCCACCGCGCTCGGCACGACTGCCTCCGGAGGCCGCCGATGA